Proteins encoded within one genomic window of Aspergillus nidulans FGSC A4 chromosome VII:
- a CDS encoding uncharacterized protein (transcript_id=CADANIAT00009294), producing the protein MASASVLPSQAQAQAPAPLTTPSIQTQSSQPHHVQTTLNFFKDHEDGTGPTPNYVGDVESYRKQPTETVPVTITDVSGHELDYTLDGNGFQFYYHSSAEKDFVDDEQIKHVYYPETEQLLKDATGASKVFIFDHTIRRQANDSRAGTVQLRGPVQRVHIDQSYIASKNRVTYHLPDEAERLLKGRYQIINVWRPIRTILKDPLAVADAHTVPDSDLVPIKLIYPDREGETYGVRPNRDTKWYYRYGQTPDLVTLIKCFDSKTDGRARRVPHSAFVNPETVNELPRESIEVRALVFHENDTELIYNLVMNVLMGDKKLGPNSDHKPQTSRVFFTSI; encoded by the exons ATGGCGTCCGCATCCGTCCTTCCCTCCCAGGCCCAAGCCCAGGCCCCAGCTCCCCTCACCACCCCGTCTATCCAAACACAGTCTTCTCAACCGCACCATGTCCAAACTACGCTGAACTTTTTCAAAGACCATGAGGACGGCACCGGTCCGACGCCTAACTACGTCGGTGATGTCGAGAGCTACAGAAAGCAACCTACCGAAACTGTCCCAGTCACAATCACCGACGTCAGTGGCCACGAGCTCGACTATACGCTCGATGGGAATGGGTTCCAGTTCTACTACCACAGTAGCGCCGAAAAGGACTTTGTAGACGATGAGCAGATCAAGCATGTGTATTATCCGGAGACGGAGCAGCTTTTGAAAGATGC GACTGGGGCATCGAAAGTGTTCATATTTGACCATACCATCCGTCGTCAGGCCAACGACAGCCGCGCGGGCACTGTTCAGCTCCGCGGCCCCGTACAAAGAGTGCACATCGACCAGTCGTACATCGCGTCCAAGAACCGCGTGACATACCATCTTCCTGATGAAGCGGAGCGCCTTCTCAAAGGCCGCTACCAGATCATAAACGTCTGGCGGCCCATAAGGACAATCCTCAAGGACCCGTTAGCAGTTGCAGACGCCCACACCGTGCCCGATTCAGACCTCGTCCCGATCAAGCTGATCTACCCGGACCGTGAAGGTGAGACGTACGGTGTTCGTCCTAACCGGGATACCAAGTGGTATTATCGGTACGGACAGACGCCGGATCTAGTTACATTGATCAAGTGCTTTGATTCCAAGACGGATGGGCGGGCTAGACGCGTGCCGCACAGCGCATTCGTTAACCCAGAGACTGTGAACGAGTTGCCTAGGGAGAGTATCGAGGTGCGGGCGCTGGTATTTCATGAGAATGATACTGA ATTGATATACAACCTTGTAATGAATGTGCTTATGGGAGATAAAAAGCTAGGCCCAAATTCAGACCACAAGCCACAAACAAGCCGCGTATTTTTCACTTCAATTTAA
- a CDS encoding DUF895 domain membrane protein (transcript_id=CADANIAT00009295) has product MTDEEVATSDSITTPRKYPVKWYRSTYFNALILGLCNFFAPGIWGAMNSLGGGGASKPYLVNTANALTFCLMVLSCFFGSVIVKFIGIKWTLIVGTMGYAPYAAGIYTQVRYDSDWLTLFGAALCGISAGLFWMAESAIALSYPEPQNQGRFLGFWLSFRVGGQIVGGAINLGVNVHRNTAGSVSYVVYYIFIALQAFGPFVGLLLTSPGKVERTDGVPVKLRIANNVWFEIKAMTKLLLSKKFVLIIPLIWQATFGEAVMFTYNSLWFSVRARALGSFVSGIMAIVSGNLLGAFLDSKISLKLRSRVGFIIVLGLQGAWWLWGTIVVTDFHKTNPVFDWSDSGDSYGHRDVELRGNRYFIVGNLAKDEEEVVRIASLLRGMESASQAVSYGLSSISIMASVGSIYLNFGLWALALFPAWLIIREIGVSLGDKKVERETRTAREVSGAGAH; this is encoded by the exons ATGACCGACGAAGAGGTCGCAACCTCCGACTCTATCACCACGCCTAGGAAATACCCAG TGAAATGGTACCGCTCGACCTACTTCAACGCCCTGATACTGGGCTTGTGCAACTTCTTCGCACCGGGAATCTGGGGTGCAATGAACTCCCTCGGCGGCGGAGGTGCCTCAAAGCCCTACCTCGTCAACACCGCCAATGCACTCACTTTCTGCCTTATGGtgctctcctgcttcttcggCAGTGTGATCGTGAAATTCATCGGCATCAAATGGACCCTCATCGTTGGGACGATGGGGTATGCGCCGTACGCTGCGGGGATCTATACCCAGGTGCGGTACGATAGTGACTGGCTGACGCTATTTGGAGCCGCGCTTTGCGGAATTTCTGCCGGGCTTTTCTGGATGGCCGAGTCCGCTATCGCGCTCTCTTATCCGGAACCCCAGAACCAGGGCCGGTTTCTGGGTTTCTGGCTTTCCTTCCGGGTTGGTGGGCAGATCGTTGGCGGGGCTATCAATCTCGGTGTCAATGTCCATCGCAACACGGCAGGGAGTGTGAGCTATGTAGTGTACTATATATTCATCGCGCTGCAGGCCTTCGGTCCCTTTGTGGGTTTGCTCTTGACGAGCCCAGGGAAAGTTGAACGGACAGACGGTGTCCCAGTAAAACTGCGGATCGCCAACAATGTCTGGTTCGAGATCAAAGCGATGACCAAGCTGCTACTGAGCAAGAAGTTTGTCCTTATCATCCCGCTCATCTGGCAGGCGACATTCGGTGAGGCCGTCATGTTTACATACAACTCGCTTTGGTTCTCGGTGAGGGCAAGAGCACTGGGAAGTTTCGTGTCTGGAATCATGGCGATCGTATCGGGGAACCTGCTCGGTGCATTTCTGGATAGCAAGATCTCGCTGAAGTTGAGAAGCCGTGTGGGATTCATCATTGTGCTTGGTCTTCAGggggcatggtggctttGGGGTACGATTGTTGTCACAGATTTCCACAAAACGAACCCCGTCTTCGATTGGAGCGACTCTGG TGATAGCTATGGTCACCGTGATGTGGAGCTAAGAGGCAATAGGTACTTTATCGTCGGCAACTTggcaaaggatgaagaagaggtcGTCCGTATTGCCAGTCTGTTACGTGGTATGGAGTCTGCCTCGCAGGCTGTTTCG TACGGACTAAGCAGTATCTCCATTATGGCGTCCGTTGGAAGTATCTATCTCAACTTCGGCCTGTGGGCACTCGCTCTGTTTCCCGCTTGGCTTATCATTAGGGAGATAGGGGTGTCATTGGGCGACAAGaaggtggagagggagacgAGGACAGCGAGGGAAGTCAGCGGTGCAGGCGCGCACTGA
- a CDS encoding glycosyltransferase (transcript_id=CADANIAT00009296): protein MIDYTELLIPTLKALAGRDDCMVIGALGIRGAKLEGVEITINAKIVDFLLYDAVLKYADVFVSNAGYGGLMHSVMNGVLMVLAGTGQDKAEVAMRGEWAGIAVNLRTKTPTVEALQKAVGRVLSETDFKVRCTQIQRENEQLNCLVQLEKLIDGKA from the exons ATGATTGACTATACGGAGCTTCTTATCCCTACACTGAAGGCCTTAGCTGGCCGTGATGACTGCATGGTTATCGGAGCACTCGGTATCCGGGGAGCTAAGTTGGAGGGCGTGGAAATAACAATCAATGCGAAGATCGTCGACTTCCTGCTCTACGATGCAGTTCTCAAATACGCGGATGTGTTTGTGTCCAATGCTGGATACGGTGGGCTCATGCACAGCGTCATGAACGGCGTTCTAATGGTGTTGGCTGGGACCGGAC AAGACAAAGCCGAAGTAGCGATGCGCGGCGAGTGGGCTGGGATCGCCGTGAACCTGCGGACAAAAACGCCTACTGTCGAGGCTCTCCAGAAAGCTGTCGGTAGAGTCCTGTCGGAGACAGACTTCAAAGTGCGTTGTACTCAGATTCAACGTGAAAATGAGCAGTTGAACTGTCTggttcagctggagaagcttaTTGACGGGAAAGCATAG
- a CDS encoding pyridoxal phosphate-dependent aminotransferase (transcript_id=CADANIAT00009297) — protein sequence MTSHTFIERQETMLGPSASTLSRRARSSLKCTSNALWDVLNDIWHPQSNPHGYVTLGVADNTLMQQQLLFRANSSFEMSGQHLALNDTITGSPRLKAAIADILSRYLHPSKLLRPSHILATNGVASAIEHCSWALCDPGDGILVGRPYFRGFSRDICLRPAARLVQVSFEGVDPLGISAVSIYEEALINSSKQGCAIRAIMICNPHNPLGRCYSQSFLIEIMKLCQRFGVHLISDEIYALSVWREGQDGAVSMNKFTSVLSIDHDGLIDPSLVHVLWGVSKDFGANGMRLGAVISQGNSDMLESIRGVAQYSSVSGLADCFTTNILEDERFVNQFIAENNKALAATYEYVVAFMDRHGIPYARGSNAGFFVWCDLLTPYLKLQPASSFDGSEKAKAIKNRELLDKLSRFKVHLGVGDDFGSEQKGWFRITFSQSQEQLDEGLARIIDALRY from the coding sequence ATGACTTCCCATACTTTTATAGAGAGACAAGAAACTATGCTTGGTCCATCGGCATCTACACTATCTCGGAGAGCGAGGTCGTCTCTGAAATGCACGAGCAATGCTCTCTGGGATGTCCTGAATGATATCTGGCACCCGCAGAGCAACCCCCATGGCTACGTGACCCTGGGCGTTGCCGACAACACTCTgatgcagcaacagctgcTGTTCCGCGCGAACAGCAGTTTCGAAATGTCTGGGCAGCATCTTGCCCTGAACGACACCATCACAGGTTCTCCCCGGCTGAAAGCAGCCATCGCTGATATTCTGTCCCGGTATCTCCACCCCTCGAAACTACTCAGACCGTCGCATATCCTTGCCACGAACGGGGTGGCATCAGCCATCGAGCACTGCTCCTGGGCCCTCTGCGACCCGGGCGACGGTATCCTGGTGGGACGCCCCTATTTCCGTGGGTTCAGCCGAGACATCTGTCTTCGGCCAGCGGCAAGGCTTGTCCAAGTAAGCTTCGAAGGGGTGGACCCTCTCGGCATATCTGCGGTATCGATATACGAAGAGGCCCTGATAAACTCCAGCAAGCAGGGCTGTGCGATCCGAGCCATCATGATCTGCAACCCACACAACCCGCTAGGCCGATGCTACTCTCAGTCATTCCTTATCGAGATCATGAAGCTCTGTCAACGATTCGGCGTCCACCTGATTAGCGACGAGATATACGCGTTGTCAGTTTGGCGGGAGGGCCAGGATGGGGCGGTCTCAATGAACAAATTCACATCCGTCCTCTCTATAGACCATGACGGCCTGATCGATCCGAGTCTGGTACATGTCTTATGGGGTGTCAGCAAGGACTTCGGAGCAAACGGCATGCGATTAGGAGCTGTTATCTCGCAGGGAAACAGCGACATGCTCGAGTCTATCCGGGGTGTCGCCCAGTACAGCTCGGTTTCCGGCCTGGCGGACTGTTTTACAACGAACATTCTGGAGGATGAAAGGTTCGTAAATCAGTTCATTGCGGAAAACAACAAAGCGCTCGCTGCTACCTATGAGTATGTTGTTGCTTTTATGGATAGGCACGGGATACCCTATGCCAGGGGATCGAACGCCGGCTTCTTTGTATGGTGTGACCTGTTAACACCATATCTGAAACTGCAGCCTGCGAGTTCGTTCGACGGCAgcgaaaaggcaaaggcaataAAGAACAGGGAACTGCTAGACAAGTTGTCCCGGTTCAAGGTACATCTTGGGGTTGGCGATGACTTTGGCAGTGAACAGAAAGGATGGTTCCGTATTACCTTTTCTCAGTCGCAGGAGCAGCTCGATGAGGGGTTGGCTCGCATCATAGACGCCTTGCGGTATTGA
- a CDS encoding nuclear transport factor 2 family protein (transcript_id=CADANIAT00009298), which produces MSSVNLGQMGDGSGAQVATMQFIQQFYTLLDGESPEAAQEWSDMFADDAEFVTPVQTLGGRQAIRAQREEFWTQFPGLKHQPVRVYVSPFSPLDVVVINSYEFTGKDGQHVLSHTAAEFRLVESKDNRLVVQRLEIFLDPTVLGWK; this is translated from the exons ATGTCGAGTGTCAATCTAGGTCAAATGGGAGATGGTAGTGGCGCCCAAGTGGCGACAATGCAGTTCATACAGCAGTTCTACACTCTCTTGGACGGTGAATCCCCGGAAGCAGCACAAGAATGGAGTGACATGTTTGCAGACGACGCTGAGTTTGTCACGCCTGTTCAGACCCTGGGCGGACGACAAG CAATAAGAGCCCAACGAGAAGAATTTTGGACTCAGTTCCCTGGGCTGAAACACCAACCTGTTCGCGTTTATGTCTCGCCGTTTTCGCCGTTGGATGTCGTGGTCATCAACAGTTATGAATTTACTGGAAAGGACGGGCAACATGTTTTATCGCACACAGCGGCTGAGTTTAGACTAGTTGAGAGCAAAGACAACCGTCTGGTCGTGCAGAGGTTGGAGATATTTCTG GATCCAACGGTTTTGGGCTGGAAATAG
- a CDS encoding uncharacterized protein (transcript_id=CADANIAT00009299): MTRVETVDLATTTAAYYAPATITSANSQVIHVAGQAEMTKDETVPADYESQVHLALLNLRKILILSGASVKDILKLTLYIVNYNSASRVHTRHLKRFLAGHRPAITLVPVARLAAPAWLFEVDAVAVRPASAVPRSLTGTANMGKLDVQCCVRASTSRVISRVYALAKRFGVEILEQNTTGLCVLQDVDGDCSTFEYGELPKVFVLSSSSERYRPDPRYGRSRLPLSIQFVLETQSGIPMTFEAYLWSRSAGKETLATSAVWIRAMLGQDLRDISALWFIAYCKAGGGLLQMRSDRKGGGQHLRIRQGMQMISKSCPQDDGLLPQAPRAEAAVGRVLQLRLLHKAMMIFRTPFWVEKGYCGLIQSFASPASVIRHTSSLPDKKYILTCFMASDLGRAWAALPTDGRKAALIKQIGKLFDAKTEAAGHLVDLVIYEWVNDPYSGWGCPCIALTPGVMDAVGETIREPAGNLHFAGTEAAVRWRGYMEGAIESGERAAAEVIQKLNAASARL; encoded by the exons ATGACCCGCGTAGAGACAGTCGACCTGGCCACCACCACAGCGGCCTACTATGCGCCGGCCACAATCACCTCAGCAAACAGCCAAGTCATCCATGTGGCTGGGCAAGCTGAAATGACAAAAGATGAGACCGTACCCGCAGACTACGAGTCACAAGTCCACCTGGCACTTCTGAACCTTCGCAAGATCCTTATCCTTTCAGGAGCCTCGGTCAAAGATATTCTCAAGCTTACCCTCTACATCGTCAACTACAACTCAGCATCCCGGGTGCATACTCGCCATCTCAAACGGTTTCTGGCAGGCCACCGTCCAGCCATTACACTCGTTCCTGTTGCGCGGCTGGCTGCGCCAGCTTGGCTATTCGAGGTAGATGCTGTCGCCGTGCGCCCGGCTTCTGCGGTGCCAAGGTCCTTGACGGGGACTGCAAATATGGGGAAACTGGATGTGCAGTGCTGCGTCCGAGCTTCAACGAGCAGGGTTATC AGCAGGGTCTATGCGCTGGCTAAGAGATTCGGCGTCGAGATTTTGGAGCAGAATACAACCGGACTGTGCGTGCTACAAGACGTCGACGGAGACTGTTCAACATTCGAATACGGGGAACTGCCAAAGGTATTTGTTCTTTCATCGAGCAGCGAGAG ATATCGCCCGGATCCGCGATATGGTCGAAGCAGACTGCCACTCTCGATCCAGTTCGTCCTCGAAACACAGAGTGGGATCCCGATGACTTTTGAGGCCTATCTTTGGTCCCGCAGTGCTGGCAAGGAGACTCTCGCGACGTCCGCTGTCTGGATCCGTGCCATGCTGGGGCAGGATCTACGCGAcatctctgctctctggTTCATTGCATACTGCAAAGCTGGCGGTGGTTTACTCCAGATGCGATCTGACAGAAAGGGTGGAGGACAACACCTTCGAATCCGGCAGGGAATGCAGATGATTTCCAAA TCCTGTCCTCAAGATGATGGACTTCTCCCCCAAGCTCCCCGCGCTGAAGCAGCTGTGGGCCGAGTCCTCCAATTACGGCTACTACACAAAGCCATGATGATTTTCCGCACTCCATTCTGGGTAGAGAAGGGCTACTGCGGTCTTATCCAGTCCTTCGCCAGCCCGGCGTCTGTGATACGCCACACCAGCAGTCTCCCAGACAAGAAATATATCCTCACGTGCTTCATGGCCTCTGATTTGGGCCGTGCCTGGGCTGCACTGCCTACGGATGGTCGCAAAGCAGCACTCATTAAACAAATCGGGAAACTGTTTGACGCCAAAACCGAAGCCGCTGGTCATTTGGTAGACCTGGTGATTTACGAATGGGTGAATGACCCGTACTCTGGATGGGGATGTCCCTGTATTGCGCTGACCCCTGGGGTGATGGATGCTGTCGGAGAGACCATTCGAGAGCCAGCAGGGAATTTGCATTTCGCTGGGACCGAGGCGGCGGTTAGGTGGAGGGGATATATGGAAGGAGCTATAGAGAGTGGTGAGCGGGCAGCGGCAGAGGTGATACAGAAGCTAAACGCTGCCTCTGCGCGGTTATAG
- a CDS encoding TMEM14 family protein (transcript_id=CADANIAT00009300): protein MAEHPSITLSALLSAGGVAGYLKTRSRPSLIAGLGLGVSYAFSGYLLKQNKDYGAELALANSVVLLGAGASRTIKTKAKAPVPIGLATAGLLASLYYAKKVKEFRYGV, encoded by the exons ATGGCCGAACACCCGTCCATCACTCTCTCTGCTCTCC TCTCCGCCGGCGGCGTTGCCGGATACCTGAAGACACGCTCAAGGCCCTCCCTGATCGCTGGTCTTGGTCTGGGTGTTTCCTATGCTTTCTCTG GCTACCTCCTGAAGCAAAACAAGGACTACGGCGCTGAGCTCGCCCTGGCCAACAGCGTGGTTCTGCTGGGCGCTGGAGCATCAAGGAcaatcaagaccaaggcgaAGGCCCCTGTTCCAATCGGCCTTGCTACTGCTGGTCTCTTGGCGTCGCTATACTATgcgaagaaggtcaaggagttcCGGTATGGTGTGTAG
- a CDS encoding MARVEL domain-containing protein (transcript_id=CADANIAT00009301), with product MLTHLLPINTFRGHDDHVNDPIFGGDATLHVGVPAAWGFLMFCAAWTILVVVFHFVESGLESRPIIGYVGIVAEAVTVLAWLAGFIAVAVNVLTTDACSSGLNSCAELKAATAFGAFEWLLFMVTATPAVLSFFNNQKRVTSS from the exons ATGCTAACCCACCTCCTCC CTATTAACACGTTTCGTGGCCACGATGACCATGTCAACGACCCCATCTTTGGCGGCGACGCCACCCTACACGTCGGCGTCCCTGCTGCGTGGGGCTTCTTGATGTTTTGTGCGGCCTGGACGATCCTggtcgtcgtcttccactTCGTCGAGTCCGGCTTGGAAAGCCGCCCGATAATTGGCTACGTTGGTATCGTCGCCGAGGCCGTGACTGTCCTCGCGTGGCTTGCCGGGTTCATTGCCGTGGCTGTAAATGTTTTGACGACCGATGCCTGCTCATCGGGACTCAATTCGTGCGCGGAGCTCAAGGCTGCGACGGCCTTTGGTGCTTTTGAATGGCTGCTGTTCATGGTTACCGCAACCCCGGCTGttttgtccttcttcaacaaccagaAACGAGTTACATCCTCGTGA
- a CDS encoding protein pelB (transcript_id=CADANIAT00009302), protein MRLHAPILSLLAAAASTSAAGVTGSAEGFAKGVTGGGSATPVYPSTTAELVSYLGDSSARVIVLTKTFDFTGTEGTTTETGCAPWGTASACQVAINKNDWCTNYQPNAPSVSVTYDNAGVLGITVKSNKSLVGEGSSGVIKGKGLRIVSGASNVIIQNIAITDLNPKYVWGGDAITLDNADMVWIDHVTTARIGRQHLVLGTSASNRVTVSNSYFNGVTSYSATCDGYHYWGIYLTGSNDMVTLKGNYIYHMSGRSPKVGGNTLLHAVNNYWYDSSGHAFEIDSGGYVLAEGNVFQNIPTVIEGTVGGQLFTSPDSSTNAICSTYLGHTCQVNGFGSSGTFKQADTAFLVNFQGKNIASASAYTVAQSSVPSNAGQGKL, encoded by the exons ATGAGGCTTCACGCACCCATTCTGTCTCTTTTGGCTGCCGCtgccagcaccagcgccgccgggGTGACAGGATCAGCCGAGGGCTTCGCAAAGGGCGTGACTGGAGGTGGGAGTGCGACGCCGGTTTATCCAAGCACTACTGCAGAGCTAGTCTCGTACCTGGGAGACAGTTCGGCCCGCGTTATTGTCTTGACCAAGAC GTTCGACTTCACGGGAACCGAGGGTACTACGACAGAGACTGGCTGCGCCCCCTGGGGCACTGCGTCGGCCTGCCAAGTGGCCATCAACAAGAACGACTGGTGTACAAACTACCAGCCTAACGCTCCGTCGGTTTCTGTAACCTA TGACAACGCCGGCGTGTTGGGTATCACTGTCAAATCCAACAAAAGCCTCGTGGGTGAAGGATCCAGTGGTGTGATCAAAGGCAAGGGTCTTCGAATTGTCAGCGGCGCAAGCAATGTCATCATCCA AAACATCGCTATCACGGACCTGAACCCTAAGTATGTCTGGGGCGGTGATGCAATCACCCTCGACAATGCGGATATGGTTTGGATCGACCATGTCACG ACTGCACGCATTGGGCGACAACATCTTGTCCTGGGGACATCTGCCTCTAACAGAGTAACCGTTTCCAATTCGTACTTCAACGGCGTGACCTCCTACTCCGCCACCTGCGATGGCTACCACTACTGGGGCATTTACTTGACTGGTTCGAACGACATGGTCACTCTGAAGGGGAACTATATCTACCACATGAGCGGTCGCAGCCCTAAAGTCGGCGGGAACACTCTTCTGCATGCG GTCAACAACTACTGGTATGACTCGTCCGGCCATGCCTTTGAAATTGACTCTGGTGGCTATGTGCTTGCAGAAGGCAAcgtcttccagaatatcccTACTGTTATTGAAGGGACCGTCGGCGGCCAGCTGTTCACCTCCCCAGATTCCAGCACTAATGCAATCTGCTCGACATACCTGGGCCACACCTGCCAGGTCAATGGCTTCGGGAGCTCTGGAACGTTCAAGCAGGCAGACACGGCGTTCTTAGTGAATTTCCAGGGCAAGAACATTGCGTCTGCATCTGCGTATACCGTTGCGCAGAGTAGTGTTCCGTCCAATGCTGGGCAGGGGAAACTGTGA
- a CDS encoding uncharacterized protein (transcript_id=CADANIAT00009303) gives MDLNTPPFGLEHGLESANIALRMTAAAFLCLALFNSLELVLLVCWTFHQRRGLYFWSLLISSIGIIPYVVGTILHNFDLVPLAVSLPIGHVGFICIVPVQSLILYSRLHLVFYHEKILRIMLFVIITVSIVLIVPNSVSMYGSAFTTSPSWNYSYNVTERLQVTGFAIQELLLSLFYVYSAVLLLRISPEGKSRVKRIMYELLWINTLTIVLDIAVVCLKVFVYSVKVKLELAVLGRLVALTNTTQEKRRNTVRRASFIGPTYDLSDFTNTNDAPIGTDTDRGPVAVGIEEVERPSTGSITEPTPGNADRRSANALAQRIHWDSHV, from the exons ATGGATCTGAATACTCCCCCCTTCGGCCTCGAGCATGGATTGGAAAGCGCCAACATTGCGCTCCGTATGACAGCGGCCGCATTTCTCTGCCTCGCCCTGTTCAACTCGCTCGAGCTCGTCCTGCTCGTCTGCTGGACCTTCCATCAGCGGCGCGGCCTCTACTTTTGGtccctcctcatctcatCGATCGGCATCATTCCCTATGTGGTTGGAACCATTCTGCATAATTTTGACCTTGTTCCCCTCGCAGTTAGTCTGCCGATTGGACATGTGGGGTTTATCTGCATCGTCCCCGTTCAATCATTGATCCTATACTCGCGTCTCCACCTTGTTTTTTACCATGAAAAGATCCTCCGCATCATGTTATTTGTTATCATTACTGTTTCAATTGTCCTTATCGTCCCCAACTCAGTCTCCATGTACGGCTCCGCGTTTACAACGTCGCCGTCGTGGAACTACTCATACAACGTCACCGAACGGTTGCAAGTCACCGGGTTCGCTATTCAAGAATTGCTACTCTCTCTGTTCTATGTCTACTCCGCAGTCCTACTTCTTCGGATCAGTCCTGAAGGGAAGAGCCGGGTTAAGCGAATTATGTATGAGCTGCTCTGGATCAACACGCTCACGATCGTGCTTGACATTGCCGTG GTCTGTCTAAAGGTGTTTGTATATAGTGTGAAAgtcaagctggagcttgCGGTCCTGGGGAGGTTGGTGGCGCTCACGAATACAACACAGGAAAAGCGGAGAAACACTGTCAGGAGGGCCTCGTTTATAGGTCCAACTTATGACTTGAGTGATTTCACAAATACGAATGACGCTCCGATCGGGACAGATACAGATCGGGGGCCAGTTGCAGTGGGTATCGAAGAGGTCGAGCGACCGAGCACTGGTAGTATTACCGAGCCAACGCCGGGAAATGCGGATAGGAGAAGCGCCAACGCACTGGCCCAGCGCATACATTGGGATTCGCATGTCTGA
- a CDS encoding uncharacterized protein (transcript_id=CADANIAT00009304), whose product MSYTPSTSTSKSPSTSTSAATSAATSAATSANVSRVTSLEHHDGAHAMSDLSKKSHFAKLKKRLAAVKKEWGPGLAAKECWDDVYNFPSGRWAGQGLDPRSLI is encoded by the coding sequence ATGAGCTACACACCAAGCACAAGTACAAGCAAAAGCCCAAGCACTAGCACCAGCGCTGCCACAAGTGCTGCCACAAGTGCTGCTACGAGCGCAAATGTCAGCCGAGTCACCTCACTTGAGCACCATGACGGCGCTCACGCCATGAGCGACCTGAGCAAGAAGTCTCACTTCGCCAAATTGAAGAAGCGACTCGCCGCCGTTAAGAAGGAATGGGGCCCCGGCCTCGCGGCGAAGGAGTGTTGGGACGACGTGTATAACTTCCCCTCTGGGCGATGGGCCGGGCAGGGGCTGGACCCGAGGTCCCTGATCTAG